The Paenibacillus sp. RUD330 genome has a segment encoding these proteins:
- a CDS encoding MFS transporter, giving the protein MNRKRLMETWKYPSILLLGIGVANIGGWIYFIALNLIVLDATKSAMAVSILYLLRPLAAMAASFWSGSLIDRMNKRSLMIALDAFRAILIFLLPLFDSIAYMYGLVFLIQMAGSLFGPASGTYIAKLIPPEQRPRFNSLNGLIGSGAFLIGPAIAGLLFLVGSPTMAIYINAAALLFSAGVTMLMPDLEKGMFADLPARVDRSMIRQDWSAVIAFYRSRSAVLIVCLLFSAVMVVMATAVDSLEAAFAQKVLGLSDSGYGLLVSIAGAGIIAGASVNAAIVRRLAASAQIGFGAIGVSFGYLVYAFSADFAGAAAGFFILAFFLAFANTGFATFYQNHIPVGMMGRVGSVNVFLEAILVMLATAGFGLAADRYTVQAAVIAGVLVMSVLGLSLGLYVLRPSMARLPSSPPDGFIRLPEDG; this is encoded by the coding sequence TTGAACCGAAAGAGACTTATGGAAACATGGAAGTACCCTTCGATCCTGCTGCTTGGCATCGGCGTCGCGAACATCGGCGGCTGGATTTATTTCATTGCCCTCAATTTGATCGTGCTGGATGCAACGAAGTCCGCCATGGCGGTATCGATCCTGTACTTGCTTCGTCCTCTCGCCGCCATGGCGGCAAGCTTCTGGTCAGGCAGCCTGATAGACCGGATGAACAAGCGAAGCCTGATGATCGCCCTTGATGCGTTCCGGGCCATCCTCATCTTTCTGCTGCCTTTGTTCGATTCCATCGCCTACATGTACGGACTCGTGTTCCTCATCCAAATGGCGGGCTCTCTGTTCGGACCGGCCTCCGGGACTTATATCGCCAAGCTCATCCCGCCGGAGCAGAGGCCCCGCTTCAATTCGCTGAACGGATTGATCGGATCGGGAGCCTTCCTGATCGGACCGGCGATCGCCGGACTGCTGTTCCTGGTCGGCTCGCCGACGATGGCCATCTACATCAATGCCGCCGCATTGCTGTTCTCGGCAGGCGTCACGATGCTGATGCCCGATCTGGAGAAGGGGATGTTCGCGGATTTGCCTGCGCGAGTGGACCGGAGCATGATCAGGCAGGACTGGTCGGCTGTCATCGCATTTTACCGGAGCCGCAGCGCCGTCTTGATTGTCTGCCTGCTGTTCAGCGCTGTCATGGTCGTCATGGCGACGGCCGTCGACTCGCTGGAGGCCGCCTTCGCACAGAAGGTGCTGGGGTTGTCTGACAGCGGATACGGCCTGCTGGTCAGCATAGCGGGAGCCGGAATCATCGCCGGGGCGTCCGTCAACGCCGCCATCGTCAGGAGGCTGGCCGCATCCGCGCAGATCGGCTTCGGCGCGATCGGCGTCAGCTTCGGCTACCTCGTCTACGCTTTTTCGGCGGATTTCGCCGGCGCTGCTGCGGGCTTCTTCATCCTGGCATTTTTCCTCGCGTTCGCCAATACGGGCTTTGCGACGTTCTACCAGAACCATATTCCTGTCGGCATGATGGGGAGGGTGGGAAGCGTGAACGTATTTCTCGAGGCGATCCTTGTCATGCTGGCGACAGCGGGGTTCGGCTTGGCTGCCGATCGGTATACCGTTCAAGCGGCGGTCATAGCCGGGGTGCTCGTCATGAGCGTGCTTGGTTTGTCGCTTGGCTTGTATGTGCTGAGGCCTTCCATGGCAAGGCTGCCGTCTTCGCCGCCGGATGGCTTCATTCGCCTGCCGGAAGACGGATAG
- a CDS encoding DinB family protein: MDASLFDQLDFVRNQTLERLQDVDERSADAIPPGFRNSIRWNAGHLYVVLERFAFRAIGLPQQLPEGFAERYEYGTSPASLPASGQAATMEELLMLLQDQPDRVRAGLSGRMQESAAPYTTSTGFTLSTPEQFIRLALYHEGMHFGIIKSYRTLLGLS; the protein is encoded by the coding sequence ATGGATGCAAGCCTGTTCGACCAGCTCGACTTCGTACGGAATCAGACGCTGGAAAGGCTGCAAGATGTCGACGAGCGATCCGCGGACGCCATTCCTCCGGGCTTCCGCAACTCGATCCGCTGGAATGCCGGCCATCTGTACGTCGTGCTGGAGCGGTTCGCGTTCCGGGCGATCGGCCTTCCGCAGCAGCTGCCGGAGGGTTTCGCGGAGCGTTACGAATACGGGACCTCGCCTGCGTCTCTGCCCGCATCTGGGCAAGCCGCCACGATGGAGGAGCTCCTCATGCTTCTGCAGGACCAGCCGGACCGCGTCCGTGCCGGCCTATCCGGCCGAATGCAGGAAAGCGCGGCTCCGTACACCACCTCGACCGGATTCACCTTGTCCACCCCCGAGCAGTTCATCCGGCTCGCGTTGTATCATGAAGGCATGCATTTCGGCATCATCAAATCGTACCGGACCCTGCTCGGCCTGAGTTGA
- a CDS encoding glycosyltransferase family 39 protein translates to MKPTYIRPILLLLAAAVILLGGRMTAYAADELLANPGFEAGADNMPQGWSKDGYKLDESVTSWSLQQGAGGEPARYLRVQNLQPNDARWLQRVTVKPDTLYRISASVRAAGAEAGKTGANLSVLGPVDTSVSLYDTAGAWQPLELYGRTGPSQDTMDVLLRLGGYGSENVGIADFSAVSVAEAAEAPAGATVISLDPSSAPAPAPAEPAAAAHKAPGYLIPLAFLGGAAFLYAFSIAYRALFSRKEATASIHWLRMEGRDHAGSRALWLLLGGGLLLRLLLAPTMQGHPIDFPDFSIWADRAYSVGLNGFFSDDVFADYPPGYIYVLYVVGMLKHLFGLSGASGGVILLVKLPAILADLAAGRLLYGIARERFGKRVSLMAAGLYIFNPAVWFDSALWAQADSVMTLLVLLAVRALSRSRHAAGAAWLAAAVLVKPQAVIFLPLLLFALIISRSGKEWLKAAGAGVAAALLLLLPFAVGREPLWIVEHYQAMFASYPYATLNAFNIYGLLGLNGIDAAKHWLGLPLSVWGNVGAALALAAMGLIAFKKGRSGLYLAAFAGSLLVFLLKTGMHERYLYPALAFGLAAFLVSGSRRLLLLYGTLTAAVLANIAYVLRDSLQENYYIANGNGVMVLVSLVQTAAGAYLLYLTVQVWQGKRLGSLAAASGSGSFVLPEAAHDSPGTPSAERKPQPYEDRTSLPWRKEWLPVLAIVAVYAVMMFWQLGDAKAPKTAWQPASDVTAQVQGGPQAVDRLLLYAGIGDGTVQVSVSPDGMTWNAPVEQKLDGGTVFQWKSVPLTGQTAQAVRITGTGTAVVYEAGLFGPDGVRLALAADGGSPLFDEQALVPDKPSYRNSMYFDEIYHSRTAYEHLHRIEPYETTHPPLGKVIISAGIALFGMNPFGWRVMGGIAGLLLIPAMYVFGRGLFRSRKGGLLAAALIFLDFMPLVQSRIGTVDTYAVLFIIMSYHYMNRFFQRNEPGTPLRRLLLPFALAGIFFGLGASVKWVGVYSGAGLAAIFFYSLVRRHLAASRTAAIPDRERKAKQAGGKGNDSAPSRASEKSFIAGMIGAGLLFFVLVPGVIYILTYIPFMRVPGPGHGLKNVIEFQKFMYDYHSKLVATHPFSSTWWEWPIIRRPIWYYSGSGLEPGRIASIVSLGNPLLWWAGIPCAAAAFIAAWKRKERAMQVVTIGLLSQYLPWVGIPRLTFIYHYYATVPFLLLCVVYVLLQLPERIGVKQGRAATWTYLGAAAVLMAMFYPVLTGQTISRDYAVHFLKWFGSWTFF, encoded by the coding sequence GCAAGGATGGCTACAAGCTCGATGAATCGGTGACCTCCTGGTCGCTGCAGCAGGGAGCGGGCGGGGAGCCTGCCCGTTATTTGAGGGTGCAGAACCTTCAGCCGAACGACGCCCGCTGGCTGCAGCGCGTGACGGTGAAGCCGGATACGCTGTACCGGATATCCGCCAGCGTCAGAGCCGCCGGCGCCGAAGCCGGCAAGACCGGGGCGAATCTATCCGTGCTCGGTCCCGTGGATACGTCGGTTTCCCTCTACGATACGGCGGGAGCCTGGCAGCCGCTGGAGCTGTACGGGCGCACGGGGCCGTCCCAGGACACGATGGACGTGCTGCTCCGTCTCGGCGGGTACGGAAGCGAGAATGTCGGCATCGCCGATTTCTCGGCTGTCTCCGTCGCCGAGGCGGCGGAAGCTCCCGCCGGAGCGACGGTCATTTCCCTGGACCCTTCCTCGGCACCGGCTCCGGCGCCTGCGGAACCGGCTGCTGCCGCGCATAAAGCTCCCGGCTATTTGATCCCTCTAGCGTTTCTGGGCGGAGCGGCGTTCCTGTACGCCTTCTCGATCGCTTATCGGGCTCTCTTCTCCCGGAAGGAAGCCACGGCATCCATCCATTGGCTGCGCATGGAAGGCCGCGATCACGCGGGAAGCAGGGCGCTGTGGCTGCTGCTCGGAGGAGGACTTCTGCTCCGCCTGCTGCTCGCGCCGACGATGCAGGGCCATCCCATCGACTTCCCAGACTTTTCGATTTGGGCGGACCGGGCCTACTCGGTCGGCCTGAACGGATTTTTCAGCGACGACGTGTTCGCCGACTACCCGCCGGGCTATATTTACGTCCTCTACGTGGTGGGCATGCTCAAGCATCTGTTCGGCTTGAGCGGAGCAAGCGGCGGCGTCATCCTGCTGGTCAAGCTGCCGGCGATTCTGGCGGATCTCGCCGCAGGCCGGCTGCTCTATGGAATCGCCCGCGAGCGGTTCGGCAAGCGCGTCAGCCTGATGGCGGCCGGACTGTACATCTTCAATCCGGCCGTGTGGTTCGACTCCGCGCTGTGGGCGCAGGCCGATTCCGTCATGACGCTGCTTGTCCTTCTCGCGGTGCGGGCTCTGTCCCGCAGCCGCCATGCCGCAGGAGCGGCATGGCTCGCGGCGGCGGTTCTCGTCAAGCCGCAAGCGGTCATTTTCCTGCCGCTGCTGCTGTTCGCCTTGATTATCAGCCGAAGCGGCAAGGAGTGGCTGAAGGCTGCCGGAGCCGGCGTCGCCGCTGCCCTCTTGCTGCTGCTTCCGTTTGCCGTCGGCAGGGAGCCGCTCTGGATCGTGGAGCATTATCAAGCGATGTTCGCTTCCTATCCATACGCGACGCTCAACGCCTTCAACATCTATGGGCTGCTCGGCCTGAACGGTATCGATGCGGCCAAGCACTGGCTCGGGCTGCCGCTGTCGGTCTGGGGCAACGTCGGAGCCGCGCTGGCGCTTGCCGCCATGGGGCTCATCGCTTTCAAAAAAGGCCGCAGCGGCCTTTATCTGGCCGCCTTCGCCGGATCGCTCCTCGTGTTCCTGCTGAAGACCGGCATGCATGAGCGGTATCTGTATCCGGCACTGGCATTCGGCTTGGCCGCGTTTCTCGTCTCGGGAAGCCGCCGCCTGCTGCTGCTGTACGGCACGCTTACAGCGGCCGTCCTGGCCAACATCGCATACGTGCTCCGGGACTCGCTGCAGGAGAACTATTATATCGCCAACGGCAACGGCGTCATGGTGCTCGTGTCGCTCGTCCAGACGGCCGCCGGCGCTTATCTCCTGTATTTGACGGTTCAGGTATGGCAGGGCAAGAGACTCGGTTCCCTCGCTGCGGCGTCCGGAAGCGGCTCCTTCGTCCTTCCGGAAGCGGCGCATGACAGCCCCGGCACCCCCAGCGCGGAGCGCAAGCCGCAGCCGTATGAGGACAGGACCTCTCTGCCATGGCGCAAGGAATGGCTGCCTGTGCTCGCCATCGTCGCCGTATACGCGGTCATGATGTTCTGGCAGCTGGGCGATGCCAAGGCTCCCAAAACGGCGTGGCAGCCTGCATCCGACGTCACGGCGCAAGTGCAGGGCGGGCCGCAGGCCGTCGATCGTCTCCTGCTCTATGCCGGCATCGGGGACGGCACCGTCCAGGTATCGGTATCTCCCGACGGCATGACCTGGAACGCTCCCGTGGAGCAGAAGCTCGACGGAGGCACCGTATTCCAGTGGAAGTCGGTGCCGCTGACGGGGCAGACGGCGCAGGCGGTCCGGATCACGGGAACCGGAACCGCCGTCGTATACGAGGCGGGACTGTTCGGACCGGACGGCGTCAGGCTGGCTCTTGCTGCGGATGGAGGCTCGCCGCTGTTCGACGAGCAGGCGCTTGTGCCGGACAAGCCTTCCTACCGCAACAGCATGTATTTCGATGAAATCTATCACTCGCGCACCGCCTATGAGCATCTGCACCGGATCGAGCCGTACGAGACGACTCATCCGCCGCTCGGCAAAGTCATCATCTCCGCCGGCATCGCGCTGTTCGGCATGAATCCCTTCGGCTGGAGGGTCATGGGCGGCATCGCCGGCCTGCTCCTGATCCCGGCCATGTACGTCTTCGGACGGGGCTTGTTCCGCTCCCGCAAGGGGGGCCTGCTGGCGGCGGCGCTCATCTTCCTCGATTTCATGCCGCTCGTGCAGTCGAGGATCGGCACCGTCGACACGTACGCGGTCCTGTTCATCATCATGAGCTACCATTACATGAACCGGTTCTTCCAGCGCAACGAGCCGGGAACGCCGCTCCGACGCCTGCTCCTGCCGTTTGCCCTGGCCGGCATCTTCTTCGGGCTGGGAGCCTCGGTCAAATGGGTCGGCGTCTATTCGGGAGCGGGCCTTGCGGCCATCTTCTTCTATTCGCTCGTGAGACGGCACTTGGCGGCATCCCGGACCGCAGCCATTCCCGACCGGGAGAGGAAAGCGAAGCAGGCAGGCGGCAAAGGCAATGACTCCGCGCCGAGCCGCGCAAGCGAGAAGAGCTTCATCGCCGGCATGATCGGAGCCGGGCTGCTGTTCTTCGTCCTCGTTCCAGGGGTCATCTACATCCTTACGTATATTCCGTTCATGAGGGTACCCGGGCCGGGCCATGGCCTGAAAAACGTCATCGAGTTCCAGAAGTTCATGTACGATTACCATTCCAAGCTGGTGGCGACCCATCCGTTCTCCTCGACCTGGTGGGAATGGCCGATCATCCGCCGGCCGATCTGGTATTATTCCGGATCCGGACTGGAGCCGGGGCGGATCGCGAGCATCGTCTCGCTGGGCAATCCGCTGCTCTGGTGGGCAGGCATTCCTTGTGCCGCGGCCGCCTTCATCGCCGCATGGAAGAGGAAGGAACGGGCGATGCAGGTCGTCACGATCGGGCTCCTGTCCCAATATCTTCCTTGGGTGGGCATTCCGCGCCTGACCTTCATCTATCACTATTACGCTACTGTGCCGTTCCTGCTGCTCTGTGTCGTCTACGTGCTGCTGCAGCTGCCGGAGCGAATCGGCGTCAAGCAAGGCCGGGCGGCGACGTGGACCTATCTTGGCGCGGCCGCCGTGCTGATGGCGATGTTCTATCCGGTGCTGACGGGACAGACGATCAGCCGGGATTATGCCGTTCATTTCCTGAAGTGGTTCGGCAGCTGGACATTTTTCTGA
- the hpaB gene encoding 4-hydroxyphenylacetate 3-monooxygenase, oxygenase component translates to MPIKNGLQYKERLDRNLPDIRIGGHQVSGKISEHAAFKGLMATQASMYDMQGNDIWRDKLTYPSPLTGDRVGLSFLQPKTKKDLAARRIMMQAWAYAHNGFLGRAPDYMNTALMAYSSAAGVLDKDYPQFAANLRNYYVYCRENDITLSHVFIQPKAARLSNFLLTLEDPPAARVVEKNKDGIIVRGAFLLDTQGATSDEILVYPTPFPTFNEGESPFSFFFAVPSTLPGIRFVCRESFVGGESAYDYPLSSKYEEMDTLVLFEDVLVPWDRVFLCGDVNMAYRLSDESRFHTHTSTQVMCKNIAKTEFFLGVAETMAEASGIDQNVHVVEMVSELLVILETLKSLQLAAEVGARRDKWGSMLPDRKPLLAANAYFPKMYPRMIEIIHLIGSSGIIMIPSEEDFNGDIGSQLKRYLKGVGVDAKDNVQLSRLAWELSVSAFGGRQSVYEKFFFGNAATVTNRLYNGYEGREKYKQRILDFLSGK, encoded by the coding sequence ATGCCTATTAAAAATGGACTTCAATATAAGGAACGCCTGGATCGAAATCTGCCCGATATCCGGATCGGTGGGCACCAGGTAAGCGGGAAAATATCCGAGCATGCTGCTTTCAAAGGATTGATGGCGACGCAAGCCTCGATGTACGATATGCAGGGAAACGACATCTGGAGGGACAAATTGACCTACCCTTCGCCCCTTACAGGAGATCGCGTAGGACTTTCGTTTCTTCAGCCCAAAACAAAAAAAGATCTCGCCGCCCGCAGGATAATGATGCAGGCTTGGGCTTATGCCCACAACGGCTTCCTCGGCAGAGCCCCCGACTATATGAACACCGCCCTGATGGCCTACTCGTCCGCTGCCGGAGTTCTGGATAAGGATTATCCACAGTTCGCAGCCAATCTAAGGAATTATTACGTCTATTGCCGGGAAAACGATATTACCCTTTCGCATGTCTTTATCCAGCCCAAAGCCGCCCGGCTGTCCAATTTCCTCCTTACGCTGGAAGACCCACCGGCAGCCCGAGTCGTGGAGAAGAACAAGGACGGCATTATCGTCAGGGGAGCTTTCCTGCTGGACACCCAGGGAGCGACCTCGGATGAGATTCTCGTCTACCCGACGCCCTTCCCTACTTTCAATGAGGGAGAGAGTCCCTTTTCCTTTTTCTTTGCCGTGCCAAGCACCCTGCCGGGCATCCGCTTCGTGTGCCGGGAAAGCTTCGTAGGAGGCGAGTCGGCCTATGACTATCCCCTCAGCTCGAAGTACGAGGAGATGGATACCCTGGTTCTGTTCGAGGATGTCCTCGTTCCTTGGGACCGCGTCTTTCTATGCGGCGACGTGAACATGGCCTACCGTCTGTCGGATGAAAGCCGGTTCCACACGCATACGAGCACCCAGGTCATGTGCAAGAACATCGCCAAGACGGAGTTCTTTCTCGGAGTGGCGGAAACGATGGCGGAGGCGTCGGGCATCGACCAGAATGTCCACGTGGTGGAAATGGTGAGCGAGCTCCTCGTCATTCTCGAGACGCTCAAGTCGCTCCAGCTTGCGGCCGAGGTCGGAGCTAGGCGCGACAAGTGGGGAAGCATGCTGCCGGACCGCAAGCCGCTTCTTGCCGCGAATGCTTACTTTCCCAAGATGTACCCCCGCATGATCGAAATCATCCATCTGATCGGCTCCAGCGGAATCATCATGATTCCTTCGGAGGAGGACTTTAACGGTGATATCGGCAGCCAATTGAAGCGTTATCTCAAAGGCGTCGGCGTTGACGCCAAGGATAATGTGCAGCTGTCCAGGCTGGCCTGGGAGCTGAGCGTCAGCGCATTCGGGGGCAGGCAGAGCGTTTATGAGAAATTTTTCTTCGGAAATGCCGCTACGGTGACGAACCGTCTTTACAACGGGTATGAAGGAAGAGAGAAATACAAGCAGCGCATCCTTGATTTCCTGTCGGGAAAATAG
- a CDS encoding GyrI-like domain-containing protein has protein sequence MDWLTRMNRALDMIENNLSGELELGGLAKEACSSPFHFQRMFSALTGCTLAEYIRRRRLTLAAQELALSDIKVVDAALKYGYGTPEAFAKAFRKTLGVTPSMAKRQGSPLIAFPKLSFHLSLKGDVHMNYRIEKKEAFHIAGASIEVGCADGENFRRIPLFWQESGSNGMIRKVASLQPDRPIMGACVDLSPDTDRFRYMIAVEAPAGTLEADKTVDGVDFVEREIPASTWAVFTAVGQLPDSIQSVTRRIYSDWFPSSGYEHAGTADLEIYLEDGAPGKDSVSEIWVPLKKAD, from the coding sequence TTGGATTGGCTGACGAGAATGAACCGGGCGCTGGACATGATCGAGAACAACCTGAGCGGGGAGCTGGAGCTCGGCGGGCTGGCCAAGGAGGCTTGCTCCTCCCCCTTCCATTTCCAGAGAATGTTCAGCGCTCTGACGGGCTGCACGCTGGCGGAGTACATCCGCAGGCGCAGGCTGACTCTTGCCGCGCAGGAGCTTGCCCTCTCGGATATCAAGGTCGTCGATGCGGCCTTGAAATACGGCTACGGGACGCCCGAAGCATTCGCCAAGGCATTCCGCAAGACGCTTGGCGTCACGCCTTCCATGGCTAAGCGGCAAGGCTCGCCGCTCATCGCCTTTCCCAAGCTGAGCTTTCATCTATCGCTGAAGGGAGACGTCCATATGAACTATCGCATTGAAAAGAAAGAAGCGTTCCATATTGCGGGGGCATCCATCGAGGTCGGCTGCGCCGACGGGGAGAACTTCCGCCGCATCCCGCTGTTCTGGCAGGAGAGCGGCTCGAACGGCATGATCCGCAAGGTCGCTTCGCTCCAGCCTGATCGTCCCATTATGGGCGCTTGCGTCGACCTCAGTCCGGACACCGATCGTTTCCGTTACATGATCGCGGTCGAAGCTCCCGCAGGAACGCTCGAGGCCGACAAGACGGTCGACGGCGTGGATTTCGTGGAGAGAGAAATCCCCGCCTCGACCTGGGCGGTCTTCACCGCCGTCGGTCAGCTGCCGGATTCCATCCAGTCGGTCACCAGGCGGATCTACTCCGACTGGTTCCCTTCCTCCGGTTACGAGCATGCGGGTACGGCTGATCTGGAAATCTACCTGGAAGACGGCGCGCCGGGCAAAGATTCCGTCAGCGAGATATGGGTTCCGCTGAAGAAGGCGGACTGA
- a CDS encoding PhzF family phenazine biosynthesis isomerase, with amino-acid sequence MVEISVCHYEAFSTIPGKGNPAGVVLEGESLSEPQMLAIAAKVGFNETAFVLPSDSADLRIRYFTPGHEVDLCGHATMATLCALAERGRIAPGRSFAVETKAGILPIRIERRSDGFLDMTMRQAEPRFVPFAGSRAALAESIGLAQSDLDDELPVVYGNTGIWTLIVPVKQLDSFPRMVPRNQLFPDILTEMPRASVHPVCLHAFDPEADLHARHFSSPYSGTVEDPVTGTASGVMGAYYDAYIRPGGPLPLQLVVEQGQEIGRDGRVNVEIGEEGGGRSVHITGTAVFVKEWTLSV; translated from the coding sequence ATGGTTGAGATTTCAGTCTGTCATTACGAAGCATTCAGCACGATTCCCGGCAAGGGCAATCCTGCTGGTGTCGTGCTTGAAGGAGAGAGCTTGTCCGAGCCGCAAATGCTGGCGATCGCCGCCAAGGTCGGCTTTAACGAGACCGCGTTTGTGCTGCCGTCGGACAGCGCCGATCTGCGGATCCGGTACTTCACGCCAGGCCATGAGGTGGATCTTTGCGGGCATGCGACGATGGCGACGCTGTGCGCGCTGGCGGAGCGGGGGCGGATCGCGCCCGGCCGTTCCTTCGCCGTGGAGACGAAGGCAGGCATTCTCCCGATCCGGATCGAGCGGAGGAGCGACGGATTCCTGGACATGACAATGAGGCAGGCGGAGCCCCGCTTCGTGCCCTTCGCAGGATCCAGGGCTGCGCTTGCGGAATCCATCGGACTTGCACAATCCGATCTGGACGACGAGCTGCCGGTCGTATACGGAAACACAGGAATCTGGACGCTCATCGTGCCGGTCAAGCAGCTGGATTCCTTCCCCCGCATGGTTCCTCGAAATCAATTGTTCCCGGACATCCTGACGGAGATGCCCCGCGCATCCGTGCATCCCGTCTGCCTTCATGCATTCGATCCCGAGGCGGATCTGCATGCCCGCCATTTCTCCTCCCCCTACTCCGGCACGGTCGAGGATCCCGTCACGGGTACGGCCTCAGGAGTCATGGGGGCATATTATGACGCTTATATCCGACCCGGCGGACCGCTTCCGCTGCAGCTGGTCGTCGAGCAGGGGCAGGAGATCGGCCGCGATGGCCGCGTGAACGTCGAGATCGGGGAGGAGGGCGGCGGCCGTTCCGTCCACATCACCGGCACAGCCGTATTCGTGAAGGAATGGACGTTGAGCGTCTGA
- a CDS encoding metallophosphoesterase family protein: MHDIAVLSDIHSNRHALEAVLRDIDARGIRTVVNLGDSLFGPIDPAGTAELLMQRPDMIHIRGNCDRYLLQDDMDSPTFRHAKPLLGNEALRWIASLPSKPPFVPGARTTPTPSATGGQ; this comes from the coding sequence ATGCATGACATTGCGGTTCTGTCCGATATCCACAGCAATCGGCACGCTCTTGAGGCCGTTCTCCGCGACATCGATGCCCGAGGCATCCGCACCGTCGTCAACCTCGGCGACAGCCTGTTCGGACCGATCGATCCTGCCGGCACGGCAGAGCTCCTCATGCAGCGGCCGGATATGATCCACATTCGCGGCAACTGCGACCGGTACCTGCTGCAGGACGATATGGACTCCCCTACATTCCGGCATGCGAAGCCCCTTTTGGGAAACGAAGCGCTCCGATGGATCGCATCCTTGCCATCGAAGCCTCCCTTCGTGCCGGGCGCGAGGACTACGCCTACGCCATCCGCCACGGGCGGGCAATGA